The genomic region taataatattaatgttgaaataaactaatataaactgaatgaagctgaactgaacttaatgagctgaactgaactgaactggaattaagtccaaaagaatagggTCTAACTTATTTCGGAAATCATTATGGTGGAATACAAACGCAAAAGCCCTTCCTTTTGGAATACTCAATAGACTTAAAAGATTTTTGGTAAATACCCAAGCTCTaaggatgactcatatttataacacagttattttttcacatacggattttactctttcacatacatttttttcatttatttttcatATCATACCCTTTTACCTAAACAAAGCAAATTAACTCTTATATCAACATTTTTCACTATACTCTAATCTAATTGCTCCAAAGACTTGAACAATGGATCAAAATTCTCCAACTAgtgacaattctactatttatacccTTTTACCTAAACTAAGCAAAGATTTTGGGTCGTTGATTCCCAAGTTTCAaggatgacttctatttataatcataagatcaccctaccttatgttaatattttaatatgagtcaattctactatttatacgtagtatattcatcacacctccattatttttcaatgtgagacaaataacatactaagaaatatGTCATCTTTTTcactcgacatccaacccgaatcccgaaatacggacaattgttactcattatatctaatacagTAGTAGTCATATTTAATAATATGAACAAATAATATATGTTAATGTTCATACGTTCAACATCCAATCCggttaataatgagcaaatactaacaaactaatcttatctagagtctaaagtttttcgcacgtatataggtaacatttgtgcaattttatcttattactaacaaactaatcttatctaaagTCCAAAGTTTTTCTTATGTATAAAACtaacattttttttcttataaatattaagtaGTGTTTAAGGGTTGGACTCTCTAGATgaaaaaaatgttaaaaattgaaaatttaacatgaaaaattaacattatgtaacgttacttttaaagtctcgtatataataattatactactgatgtatgttcgttatttaaaatttcagcttaaaaattaaaaaataaataacttattgctaaactactaaatttgagtagaaaaggagatgatataacaatatatatataattatataattgtgaaaccaccaaaatcaaaaatataatacaaataaatttcactattgtggagGTAGTAATATAAACTCTTATAAGAGCTATcgaagacaatacttaagagactcgaaagattttgggttgatatttaaactccaaggatgactcatatttataatcataagatcaccccacattatgttaatctttcaatgtaggacaattctactatttataatgaTCAGCataccttatgttaatctttcgatatgaaacaattctactatttataataagATGGCCCCACCTTTTCTACTAATTATACGTAGTATGTTCaccacatctacattatttttcaatgtttgacatataacatactaagaagtacatcaTTTTTTTCGCACCTAGTTCGATATCTAACTCGATTTAATAACGATTTGTTCTTTGGAGTCATGCCTCCTACTCCCCCTTAATTGATGTATGAACTCTGTTTGTGAGTCTTCTAATTTAAGTCcctatttaaacaaaaaaagatTGAAGACGGATAATTTCGTCTCAAATAAAAATTAGTGAtaaaaaaatacaaataaatttggtattaagacTACATAAGCCATTATGGCCTATGGGTCTTATAGGAAAATGTTTTTCTAGCATTTTTTAATGAGCGTGTTGGCAGTTCCTAGAGCTAAGATGATAGCCGAACCATGAGCTCTTTGCTATACTTAGATTTCTTCAACTGTTGTCCGCTTAATTGTTTGACTAATATTCAGTGAGTTAGTTTGTCCCATTGTAATGAAATCATACCTAACTCATTTTtatattctcattctcattaaattgaataattaaaacattataaatattataatccATTTTAATATaggaaatattattataataatttaaacattATCTACATTATTTTTTTCATCATATTGCACAGATAATGATACAAACtcttaagaactctctaagacaatacatgagatactcaaaagattttgggttgataaataAATTCCAAGGTTGCcttatatttataatcataggatcaccacaccttatgctaatctttcgatgtgggacaattttattatttatatatgttcAATGTAGAACATATAAAATACTAAGAAGTATATCATcttaaatatgtgcaaataatatgaaatctatactctaatgataacattttttttaccatgaatctaaggctctgtttggtaaaaacGAAGTGAAAAAGTAGCtggaaactgaaaagctaacCGATACCTGAAAATgtagctgataaggtaactgaaaattaggAGTTGATAAAgtgactgattatataaaaaattgtttgacaaactaactgaaaaagtagcttattttggtaaaatgatgtaaaaggatataataattatttataatattataaattgaaagGGCAAAAAGGTAATATTACCAAGAATTAGGTACCTGAAATATGAAATGCTACctaatgctactctaggtagcatttcatttcaggtagcttatttgggcaaataagctacttgtcaaacacttccagaaaaataagctacctgaaattttTATCAAAAAACTATTTCGGTCAAAACAGGTACTTGTAATATCTTGCCAAACGGAAcctaattatactattttcataatttttttaacaatacttttttcttcaaatgaaatgtaaaaagtttttatataaaaaatagaaaaatcacTTGGATAagaaatatactccctcctattcaccattttcttccctatttccttattcggattattcgggttttcttccctatttccttttttgggttgatttcctttttaaaaagtttttttatttttttaatcatttattgagactcaaaaacaaaaaaaaaaaaccataaataATTCATCACGTTGACATAGTAAGCCAATTGACGTAAGATCACACGTCATAAATTCCTAACCTCACCAACTATTTATTTATACCCAAATATGACACGGCAACGACCAACAAAACAATTCCCACCCAAAAAAGTCGTAAACCAACACAAATTCTATCTTTTCTTGTTCTCCTCGTTGATCATCCTCTCTATAATCTTCCTAAGAATTCCGACGAAAATGTCCGCCATGAAGATAAACAACACGTTCTTCATATCACATGGATCGCCTACGCTTTCGATCGACGAATCGATCCCGGCCAGGCATTTCTTGGAGGGTTGGAAAAAACAGGATTATGCGCAAATTCCTAAAGCAATTCTCGTCATTTCTGCTCATTGGGAAACTGTTGAACCTACCGTTAGCGCCGTTAATGGAGTTTCTGATACCATTTATGATTTCTACGGCTTTCCTGCTTCTATGTATAAGGTATTTTAATATTGATTTAATATTTATGTTGTGGAACttcaaaatgattttttttttttttggtttcaaATGATGAGCCGCTGGACTGTGGGAGCAATCCAGGTGGGGGGATTCGAACCTAGAACCTATTGTCCAGTATAATCCATCTTAACGGCTAGGCTAAGACCTGTTTGATTCATATTGATTCAATGTATGATTTATGTTGTTGGAGTTGTTAAGTTGATTCGTATGACTTTTGCCTGTTGGTGGTACTTCTGAAATTGAAACATTACCCCTccgtctcaattaattgtttatcTTTTATATTCTTCGTAAGGGGCTTTGAATATCTAAGGTAAGCAAATGATAGACACAAATCTTAGTGTACCCCAAATTTTGGAAGTAAAGTTTGGTATGTACGGAGTAATTTGATAGCACTTGAGACGGAGTAGAAGTGGAAGACGCAAAGTCAAGCAAGGACATTGAGTCGGATTAGGAATCGTGTAAAACTCCAAAGAAACCGAGTTGTATTTACTTACATGCTGTTGGGAAATTAGCGCCAATCTCCCACGCGCAACGGAAGCAACCAATTGACAAttaaaccgtaaaagtaaataaatgtaagcaataataagatgagacagtattttagggtcaaacccagggcaaaaccttccaaaccggaagtaaaacccactagccaaatcgactagaatccactataataatatagtaccagtacaacgtaaccgttccgaattaataccaattcgaaacccacaataaaataatataacaacctctagccctccagtatattagtcaatgccactaatatcacccctagagtaacctcctaaattattgtattATAACACCCGTTATACTGCCTCTCACCCTCAAACCCCGACTGTAATTTTATTTACTAGTCACCTTGTTTGATTATAATTTGTGAGATACTATTTCCAAAGGATTACAATCCTTTATATAGCAAGGTGAAAATGACGTTATAACTTACCATCATAAATCACCTCACGTTATATAAACAAATGAACTAAAAACTTCATAAGCTTTTACGTAATGTTAAACAAATGAATTAATATTCATTTAACATCACAATAAATACATAATGTTACATGTTCATTGTAACACTTCTAATTAAAACTCTTTGTGTAACTTGTGTTGGATTAATTTACCCAACACATGCCTGAACATCCTTGCTTATATTGAAGTCTAGTATATAATTACCGAGAGACAGTCGAACAATTGAACATAATATACCGAGATTCAGGTTTGGTTTTGTTCAAAATTGGATTGTGAAAGTATATTTGACTACGTACTTTCTCGGGGAGGGCAATCAAGAAATGATATCGTAATAAACCTGAGTTATTGGTATTTTTTCACAGCTCAAGTATCCTGCTCCAGGGGCTCCAGAGTTGGCAAAGCGGGTTCAAGAACTTCTCAAGGGGTCTGGGTTTGAGCGAGTGAATGTGGACAAGAAACGTGGTCTTGACCATGGTGCGTGGGTGCCGTTGATGCTTATGTACCCTGAGGCAGATATCCCTGTTTGTCAGCTCTCAGTTCAATCACATTTGGATGGCACACACCATTATAATGTTGGACAAGCGTTGGCACCTCTTAAGGACGAAGGTGTCCTCATCATTGGTTCCGGGAGTGCTACACACAACTTGAGAGACCTCCGCTTCAATGCTCAAGAAGTTGCTCCATGGGCTCGGGAGTTTGATCAGTGGCTTGAACAAGCTCTGACTACTGGAAGGTACCTTTTCGCTACAAGTTTCTTTGGCGTTATTTGAATGAACAATGAATCTTGCCTGAGATGATCTTAAACCAAATCACTGTGTGTTCCACATTCAAGTATAAGGTTAATGATTTGGTCTCACATATAAAATCGTTCCACATTAAAAATGACTTTTGCTGATATCGAACCTGCTCTTTTCCTTTTCCTCCTCGTCTTATAGGTACCAAGACGTAAATGATTTCCAAAGAATAGCACCTCATGCGAAAAAGGCTCACCCTTCACCTGAGCATTTCTATCCATTACATGTCGCTGCTGGTGCTTCTGGAGAAAAGGCCAAGGCGGAGCTCATACATCGCAGCTGGGAACTTGGCACCCTGTCCTACGCGTCCTACAAGTTCACAGATACCCCCATTTAGCTTTCTCTAGACTTCATGCTTTGTAGCTTATTTGTTGTTGTAACATCTGTATAAAAATCACTCACAAAGTTATGTTTGTTTTGCTGATGAAATTTGTAACTTGTATGCACACTTGGTCTGCTGTTCTTTGACATAAAACTATGAACGAAAGTCCGAAATGGTATATCACCATAATTGTAACAGCAAAATGAACCGGAGACGATTAATTAAATACCACTTCTATAAGacacattttaatttaatttagatCCTTTTGTGTTTTATACACAAGTGTAGAACTATTTGCGAATTTTTTGGTTAACTAAAGCTATTTAACAAACTATTTTGCATTTTCGTCTAATTTCAAACAAATTGAGGTCAATGGATCCACGTCATCTTCGTTTTACTGATTTTAAGTAAAGTTGCTACTTCAAGTAGCAGTTTCACCTTTTCTCTGATCCTATTAATACACATAATTGAAAACAAGCCTGAATAACACGAAAAAGACACCCGCTTTCTGGTGCATTCACGGTCTTTTCCAAAATGCATATGTAGTCGGAATTTAAATCGTACAATTTTCGTATTTTCGATTCCGTACATTTATTTGTTTCGTTGTAAACAAGAGGAACCCGTGGGAATCATGGGACATTGGACATATACCCGCCAATCCGCCATTGAAATCACTGATGAACTTCATGCAAAAAATCAACAACAATCCTTCAACAATTCGCAGaaaaacctaattaattgattattTTACAACAAAAATCGATTAAATCTATCAATTGTGCGTTTCCTCCATCAAAAAATGGATGCAGAACAAACATTTATAAGAATACAAGAGAGATTTTCGCAATTAGTGACGCCAAAATTGAGAAATGCAATCGAGTATTTCTTTCTCTTCGCTGCTATCACTCTTTTCTGTGTTCTCGTTGTTATGCACGCCAATTTTGTTCAGCaggttcattttttttttttgagttagttttaattgatattcaTGAAGTTTGATTATTCGTTTTTGTGCATTTGATTTGTATGTTATGAGCTGAAGAATTTCCGTAGATGAGGTTTTCGCAGTGTTCTTTGCACGATGTTTTAGAGGTTTTTGATTGAGTTTTTAAAGTAACACCTTAAAACTAGCTAGTACTTAATATTGAAAATTCCTTGCATTTGTTTCCAGTGGGGGACGGGGGAGCACTTTATATTTCAGGGATAGAGGGTAATATATTGGGGACATAGATAACTTGTAGTCAAAAATTAGCATTGGTTGTTTCGGAATTTTGGCTAGTATATTTGATGAACACTGTTGATATTGTTAATGTTGGGAGACACTAATGCGAGGCAGTGTAATGTTGAGATTAGGTGAATGTGGTTTTGTGGTGTTCTTTGCGCAAGAGTTTAAGGTTTTTGATTAAGCTTTTTTAATAAAGCCATGAAAAGTTAAGGTTTTTGATTGTGTGTTTTGGGTGAGAAGGGGATTTTGACTGCTAGTGTATAGTGTAAATTATGTAGAATATGAAATGTTGTCCCTTGGCAGGAGTATATTTAAATTTGTTTAGATAGCCAATTTTGAGGTAAAAGGAGGGTTGGGAGACACATAGtagggaaagggagagaatttGAAGAATTCCTCCGTTAGGGTAATTTTGGagcgaaaaaaaaaaggagtgaAGGGAGAGAGTTTGTAAAAGGGATGATGATATATGGGGTGGAAAAACTTTTAGGCATCCCTTACAAAATGTTTCCTACGGGGGATGACGTTATGTATGAAGGACGGAGAGTTTTTTGTTTTCTTCGATTCTCTTCCTTAATTACATTCAATTGTTAACCAAACAAGGGATGTTGGATCCTTCCCTTGCCCCGCCAAACAAAGGGTTCAGATTGAGTTTCTTTTGATGATATAAATAGGGTTTTAACATTCTATTGATAGAATACAAGAGTCGAGCGAGCTAGAACTACTGATGCCAGAATTCAGAAATGGACTGTTATGGTACTATGATGGAATAGTCAGGCTGATTAGCGGGTTATCGTGCATTTATCTACTTTGTTATAACAGTCTCAAGTTAAAAGTTGATCCGGGGTCTATAATATTATTACGAGTCCTAGAATTTTGAGAGATAAATGCCTTGCATAATTGCACCACAGCTCTGTTTTATATTGCTGCAGCTACACGACTACTTGATGCTCCGTCATATAATAGCTGCTCGTGGATTGCTGCTAGTTATGTAATGGCAGTATACGCCTCTCTCACAGTGATTGTTGATTTTAAATTTTGCAGCCTGGATGTTCAAGTGAATTGTCAGGAGTCCAAACGTCAGATGCCCAACTTATTTATATCAAGGTATGACAACTGCGCTGTTTTTATTTATGTCTTATGTGCAGTTAGGTTTCTGTTTAGTTGTTATAGCATTTGTATGGTATTTGCATAGTTAGCTGCTGTCTTTTTTTTCCTCTGCATGTGGTCTTCAAATTTATTTTATACTGCCTCAGTGTCTTGCTCTTGTCATATACATGATGGTTTTAATTCGTGAATGCAGATAACTGGTGCTGGCTTGCTGACACAATATGATTCTGAACCTTATGTAGAGCATATTCATGCTGAGCATGCTGCAATTGATAGAACGAAGGCGCCTGCTGCTCGTGTAGATGAGTTGAATTTGTTTGCTGTGAAAGACTGGTTTACTTGGGTTGCCTCAGGTGCTAGGAGAGGGAAGTTGAACCTCAAGTTCTGGAGAACGTATGATGAGTTATTTGAAACTCAATCAGAAGATACCATTGATGGGAGGGTATCCAAGTTAGCTAAGCATGACCTGAGCTCTGATAGAGAGGAGCCATATGAATTTTTTTCGCTGTTTGCCAAACAGCCCGTCAAAGCTATCTTTCTCCACTTTGTCAGAAAGTGGCACAGGCGTCTTTCATTTATTTGGAAGCATGGAACCCGTTTATTTGGGAGTCTTTGGGTATGTGTGGATTTATTTTTATATCGCTAGTTTTTGTTTGCATGTTTGTGCTTAGTCACTGAAGTTTTGTTCTGCCACATCCCTTGGTTTTTGTTTGCATGTTTGTACTAGTTTTTGAAACTTAGATGGTTTTTTTCGAATGGTTGTGGACAATTTTAAAGGAAAATATGTTATTAGGTGAGAAATCAGTATCCTGGTTAGTTCGCGTCTTGGACATAGGTAATGCAGGAATTTTCAAATTATTCCCATTTGCATTTTAATGTACTCAACTACTCCGTACTATTTAGGAGCCCATTGTCTATGTTGACCCTATCTCCTGTTTGATCTCTAGCTGCATTTCTGTTTCTATTATCAGTGTACTAGTGCATGAAATAGCTGTGGAATTTAGCTTACATAGGATACAACTGGTCATTACTTGATATATTTCTAACATTAGATTCTAGCCTTGCTGAACACGGTCTTGTTCAGGGCTATCAAGCATAATAAGTTCCCATAATTCATATCTTGTAGTTcatatatatactccgtatttatttaGGAATATGTCACATTTTCTAATTATTGAAGGAtgtatcattcattttgttatcGCGATGGAATCATTttatttgattgtgagtcttttGTTTCTGTTTCTGAATTGGACTTTTAAGTACAGAATGTTGCAGGTATTCATTTGAACATTGACATCCCCAAATGGCTTCATATTCTCCACCTGGATCGGTTCAACTCTATTGCAGGTAAATTTTATTATTGATTTAGTGGAGCATTCTTTACATTTGGAAGTACATATTTAGGTTAGCTGTGATTCTATTTTAATGATGCGTGGGTTGAGATATTTACGTTTTGTACATAAAAAAGGTGAACTTTCGTTTACTTTTATTTTGCTTCATTTACTTTTTGTTtctatagtagtagtagtagttatTGTTGTTTTCAAAAGAACCAGCTGCTTGCTTCCCCTTACACGCATGTAAATATGGCAAATAGGAGAATGTCATTTTGATGCCCTGCTTAGCATGTTGGGGTTTACAGTTTATCTTCATTAAGGCTATATTTGGTAAAATgagctgaaaagctaactgataactgaaaaggtagctttagctgaaacctgaaaaccTAACCAAAACGGTAGTTGAAAATTTAAAGCTAACACGGCAATTGATTAACTTTAAATTGTTGGGTAAAACTATCTGAAAAGATAACTGATATTTGGTAAGATAACATAAAAAGACATTAttattttgatgatgatgataattatTAATCAAGGTTAAAAGTGGAACTAAATTATGATAAGCTACCTTATTTTTTAAAATAGCTATTGTGAGTAGCTTTGCTTTTTGTTTACCTAGGTTAAGTTTTCTTCAGTTAGCTAAAATGACATTACCACACACATACAGAAAAATCGGTAGCTGAAATATTGCCCAAAATAACCTACTTTGTCAATTATGCTAGCTGAAATGCAATGCCAGACACGGCCTAGTGGGGCTATTGAAGTCTCTTGATAGTAACTGATGGATTGAGTTACTCATTTGTCTTATGGAGACAGTTTAGACGATAATCTTTACTCTTTAAACCTGAGTATATCTTCAAGCTGAGAGTGGCTGACTGGTGGTTAACTTCTCCACGCCTATACTCTGCGCTTGTGTAATTCTTTGCCTGTCAGTGCCTTTCTTCATTATATCATGAGAGCTATATGGCTTTTGGTAATTAGGGGAAAAAACACCAATAGATCGTGACAGTAAATTTGACACTGTAATTTTTTCTTGTTTCATTCTAAGTTCATCCCTCCTTCTCAGTGCAGTGGCTTGAAAGAAAAATTAAAGCATTTGAGCCTGCGTATTTATATACTATCGAAAAGGTGTGTCGTCTGCTCTTTTTTGGCAGATTTTTTCTAACAAATCTGATTGATAAATAGTGTTCTATCTCCTGCACTGATCTCTGTCTAATAGTATTTGTTGTTATATGTAGGGCTACTTCTTGCTTCCTGAAGAAGCTAAGGTTCGCCACAACATTCGCACAGCTAACATTAGCATATCAGCGCGGCATTCATGCTTTGGCAATAGGTTAATAGTTTTCTCTTAATTTTATTCCCCTTACACTGCTCTCTATTTTGTTCTTCAGGtttttctatgttgtacccctcaactatcgattttttttttaagttgtaCCTTTACCTTTTCAAATTCCATGTTGCAGCTCTAAACTCTGTTAATGACTGGAATGACCAAGATACTAATCTGTTAACTTAATTCATTAGGTGAAgattgatagatgaaccaactcaaccaaaaccttaaggtgatggttgaggcccaactattataaatattcctattacgctccctcattcaaatgcccgttgggcttgaagagtggttaatTGTGCaccggctctgataccatgatagatgaaccaactcaaccaaaaccttaaggtcgGTGGTGGTTACCGGAGAATGGGAGGAGAGGTGTTTGCTCGGTAAAGGATGAAGATGGAAGGATTAGGGTTAATGAAAGTCAATTAGGAGATAATCATTCAATACATCATCAATTAGCTAACTAGAATTGACAGATTATTACTTTTGGTTATGGTTTGGAGTAACTAATAGAATTTGAGGGAACAACATGTAATTCGAAAAGGGTAAGGGTACAACTTAGAAAAGCCGACAGTAGGTACAAACAAAGAAAA from Silene latifolia isolate original U9 population chromosome 3, ASM4854445v1, whole genome shotgun sequence harbors:
- the LOC141647414 gene encoding 4,5-DOPA dioxygenase extradiol-like; this encodes MTRQRPTKQFPPKKVVNQHKFYLFLFSSLIILSIIFLRIPTKMSAMKINNTFFISHGSPTLSIDESIPARHFLEGWKKQDYAQIPKAILVISAHWETVEPTVSAVNGVSDTIYDFYGFPASMYKLKYPAPGAPELAKRVQELLKGSGFERVNVDKKRGLDHGAWVPLMLMYPEADIPVCQLSVQSHLDGTHHYNVGQALAPLKDEGVLIIGSGSATHNLRDLRFNAQEVAPWAREFDQWLEQALTTGRYQDVNDFQRIAPHAKKAHPSPEHFYPLHVAAGASGEKAKAELIHRSWELGTLSYASYKFTDTPI